The Microplitis demolitor isolate Queensland-Clemson2020A chromosome 9, iyMicDemo2.1a, whole genome shotgun sequence genomic sequence CCAGAACAGTACCCACACAATTTTTCGGATTGATATTCAATTCAATCAAATCCGGCAGACttaacgataataattttttataccaatTCAATCCCCGTTCCATATTCATATAACTAAACatcaatgttttattttttctataaggCCAAATCGCTTTGTGATATGCCGGGATTAATTTCAATCTGCTCTGATGGTCCACCAGCAATATAATAGTCCGGCATCCAGGTTTCAGTAACCGTACAAGCCCGTTGTATTTTTCCGCCCGCAATTCATGGAGTCTCAATTGCGAGGACAGTTGCGATGGCTTTGAATTATTCTCATAGTCGCCTTTCTTcattttaatacttatttctTCTAATTTAACTAGATAAGACATTCCGTAGCCAGCAGCTCCGATTAATACCAACGTCGCTATAACAGATATCAGAGGAAGAATTTGTTCCTTGGAAATATTATCAGAGATATAGTCAACAGCCAGTAGCGCTCTTCCAATGATTTTATCAACAGTTCCCTGGGCATGTTCGTCAGCCAGCTCTTCGATTTTAGCTGCGTAAGGCAACGCTTCGGAAATTCGCAACAATCTTTGAATCGTTTGTTCTAAATTTCGTCTCGATTCGTTCCATTTGTTTTCATCTTGGGTCGGCTCAACCCACTGCGTTTTCAGCCACTcgtatttcaaattatttacatcacGCCGCCAAATTATCACGATGTGCAGCAGAGGTTCCATCGGACTGCCTTCACTTGCACTCAACGCTGCCACGAATTCTGGCTGTGATTCTTTGAATATGTACGTGTATCTTACACGCTCAGTGCTGTAGGGTGATTCCATAGCAGCTTGACGAAATTTGTGTCGTGCTAAATCATGGATCGCACTATTTTGTGACACCAAAATCGCGCATAGTCGTTTCTGCGGCTTCAACCATTCAGGCGGACACACGGAATCTAACATCGCTTGGTTTGAAAGTCGAGGTAGCgttaaataattgttgttttttattacattatgcATCGTTTCGCTGGATATGTCTTTCATACTGACTGAAGCCATGGGTTTTTCGGAGTTTTCATTGAATAACAACAGAGTATTCATAtcttttggaattttatatttcagtgCTATTGCTTCGGTCTCAGATTTGCCGAGctgtaattatataatttaatttatagtatGGTGCGTGGCAACTAATGGAATAAGACGATTTCAGACAAGGGTGGTTGGCCCAAGCCGAAGGTAAGGGCTGATGTTACCCgaagtctgaaatcgtgttttattTCGGGTCACGCAggataattttcatattactTTTTGATACTTGGAGTTTTAATGTCTAGAGACACCCCAGCGAATTataattacggtaaattaccgcaAATACCGTATTTTTACCAAACAATACAGCAGTATTACCGCAAGTTTTAGATGAATTACCGcaaaatacggtattttatGGCAACTTTTCTGAATACCGCAAATTACggcaatttaccgtaattcggatcTGCTAGGGCAGTCAAAATTAGCCAACTTCTCACcgataactttttattgaacctcatattattttttttatcaagccCGTCAGTTTGATTGGTTATTAGAATGACAGTCGAATTTCATTAACTTGGATAGTTAGTCTATGAAGGAATTAAACTTTCGAGTTAACGAATGCCCCTTCTCctttaaaaagtaaactatGACGCATGCGCTTTTACATCTACATGAACGAAggatctataaatatatagacacatacaaatatataggATTGGGTGGGAGATAGCGTAGCTCGTAGTGGGGGTCGAGATTCAGGGGAAGTTCCGAGTTAATCGAGTTCgactgtaaatatttatagactTACAATAAGCAAATGTGATTTTGAGGAATGAAATCAAGTTAGGAATTAAATTAGCGGGCAGGCTAATGAGTTTCTGACGGCTTAATTGCATTGGTTTGTTTTGACTGACAAAGTAGGCATTGAAACTCGCAGTTTTAATACAGatgatatgaaaaatatcCAAAATTTGACAGGataatttaaacttgtcaCAATCATTATTgtattggataaaaaaaaaattttttgataaagatCGACTGAATCGTCACctgaataatgaaaattttagcattgttttaaaaatgatgatttttaaatgatcTAGAGTAAaacgttattaatttttttacaataaaataatgactAGGACAAGACTATTATTGTTTTtgatgattataaaataaattacttgaaCAAATCCAAATGCAACTCGTTCACGATGATGAAATGCGACAAGTAGATAACGCAATCTAGGCGAATCacgtttttcaaatattaaagcTCGTATTTTATTGTCTACCCAGCCAGacaaaaattgatcaatattattatcgttaaTATTTTGGAACAGCTTGTAAGGAAATTTATTCcgtaaaaattctgaaaaaataaagaacatttgacttagaaatttttttttaaatctcaacTGTTGATTGATTGCTCATTGATAACATCACTCTATTAAATTATACTCAAATGATCccgtgcaaaaaaaaatcgttccaAAAGTTCGATATGCAGAATTTTCAAACTTGACGCAGATTagaacttttgtaattttgacggcagaaaaaaaatttatccaggACTTTATACGAAcgaattttgagtaaaaaaaagaactttaaaaatattttaccctCGATCCGAAAGAGTTCCCATTAGAaactcatagatcataaaatCAAGAAacgttcataaaatatttctaatttgaaatttaataagactACGCGTTAGGGTAGTTTTGGGAATGTTCTGGAGGTCGAATGGGtctggtaatttttatttactctctTTTCAAGGATCTGAAGATCCTGTGAAGTCTTCAGCGGGGACTCAgtgatagaaataattttttttcgactattCTAAAGATTTCTTATATGTCCGGGTCTCATGAACctggttatttttcattactttctcTAAATAGATccagaaattttgtaaaatttttagcagacccccttttttcttatttaaaaaaaaaacatttgctGAATAACTTTGAGAACCaggttcatattttttaaattttcatggaacgaattttttttacccaggATTTGATTACAAATGAActtttattgccaattaatTATCTCCATTatctgtaattaaaaactcaaaatttgaattaaaaaaacgaaataaaaaaaacttaccaaCAATTCTTTTTTCGCTGAACAAAGAATCTTTGTAAATACTCGTACGCCCATCCAAAGTAATAGCAAGACATGGAACAGAATGAACGCTAACTTTTCTCGCGAATGAAGGCTCGCGCTCAGCATTTGCTGTTACCAATTTAACCCCAATGGGTTCCAACTCATCAATCAATCGTCTCCAGGTCGGTTCGATTTGAAAGCAAGTGAAACACCAGTCatagtaaaacaaaataaaatacggCGTTCGATAGCTTTTAGGTACAACATTATTCTCATACGTACGATAAGAAATACTCATCTtgtgaaaaaatgataagtcACGAGtttgataatgaaatttaaaattaccgcCACTAAACAATTCGTCAAGAGGATCAGTCTTATGGAAGTAATTTGATTGTTTTGGTCTTGAAATATGTTCCTCAGTTATTCcatgattatcaaattttcttcttctttctgGATCGGATAACAACTCATAGGCTTTCGTTATTTCaacgaatttattttcagctcCCGGATGATCTGTTTTATCTGGATGCCATTCTTTAACAAGATTTTTGTATGCTTTCCTTATATCTTGAATTGTCGCGTGTCTCGTTACTCCCAAAACTTCATACGGGTTTCTAAGTGGCTCTGATGCATCAGCCACCGACAATATATTTACAACAATGAATATAACAGtaaaatacatgagtgatctTAAAAATGATACGATACTTTTCatatttactatattatatttatcactttttaacaacgaccttttatttataaaatttatccgtGATATAAATTGTGATTTAACTAAAATATCAAACCAtgacataaatttaactttatttttatatatatttataaatatttcattatttaatttaaatatttcatttaaacaaaacatttttattttaaatttaaatttaaaaatataaataacgatagagtgaaaaagtttaaatttgcCACAACTTCATTAtctttttccaataattttatcatggCTTATATTTATTGTGGATAATTAGGGTCATTCGAATCAACGGGATGAAtacaaaaatagaatttttctaTTGACACATTATGGAGCTTTCCAACCTTATTATATACTAaacattatttacttaattttaaactaaaatttaaatatatgacataaaagttttaacaaattcacttttataatttttttttatatttagcaatttttaaaacccaCTGACAAGtggagttaattaaatttatttaatcaagtCAGAAAATTGTTAAGGCGATggacagataattttttttagtttgaatttatttttaaaataaatttacttgcaCATTgttcatgtaaaaatttaaaatcacttgCTTTAACagtacttaaatttataacactATTTTTTACGCTGTTTAACAAACAGTGATCCCAGTgatcaacaaaataaattttatattggtatacatataaatgtaGAATGGGTAGTAGTAAAAAAATGGAAGCGATGTAAAAAGATGCCGGTAGATCCATCTAGAGGAAAAAGTTTACGCAGTTTCTTGGTTAAATACTAGGAAAAGTCTCGAAAAGTGATGTGTGATTGTGGTGGacagttgtcaatttttttaatttttaaaataaataaattagaaaaaatttttaaaataatgatactgaagttgggggtgagttaataatttttgaatttttgtttcaatgacttaattttaaaaaaagtaaaaataaaaatatgcacaggcagaaaatttaataaactacaggtgcaattttttcaaatattttttttttagtaatttactgtttaaaaaaaaatcaaaaaattattggacgtcggttaacttcagtatcatgagTTGGGgatgtcaaataatttttgagtattttttaaaaacgataaatcattttaaaaaaatattattaataattccacttgtagttttttaaattttctacatgtgaacattttcattttttgtaattgatttttttgaaaaaaacacacgaaaatttttaattctgttaacttcaggattataaaaaatgtgggttagaatttaaaaatgaatatatatgcgCATTTCTTTATTTTGAAAGACTCAAGCTCAAGCTCTGCTAGAGCTAGTGCTAGAGCATTTATAAATgcactcaaaaataaatttaaataaaattattaaattacaattttgaaatttcgcgccaagtgTATTCGACGTTCAAATGTTTGCTAAAGTGGGGGGAGTCGATGAATCGCAAAATCGATTGCTTAGTATCAACTGACGGTTCGATAGCagcagtcagtatcatcgaaAATGGCAGTAGTAGTCGAGCCTTTGttacatttaaattgtaaCGCCATTGCAGTAGCGTCATGTAATTATCcacaaaatttattgctcatagttattgtttaattaaattgtgcagtgtttgtaaaatttgaattgtgcAAAGTGTCTGTGGTGTCGTTAAGTGATAAGTATTCAGTGGtagtgtaaagtgttgctggtggctgatgctgatgtcttccaagttcctgagcaaaatcatctggcatcgtctggtgggaaatagcagtcaAGTGACGTTTgtttagctgcaatacacttggagcaatttaattcaaatctccaagtgtattaggataCCCTTCTGCTCATTATTTCCtcaccaaggtttgttcaaacactcaagtgttttttttttaatatttaaaacttttttctaatatattctgccaccattttattttgatgtacaatttttaatttttctccaatttctaataatttattttttaaatatttaaatttaccgcgcaagtaataaagaaaattaacaaattattaataaaaaataaaaaatctagagCATACTTTTTAGTCtaattaatctaattattgacacaaacaaattttaataaaattatcaaatttcaattttgaaatttcgcgccaagatgGCACTACGGTGTCGCTGTGTTCgacgttcaaatttttgttaaagtgGGGGTGGTCGAACGATTGCAAAGTCGATTGATTGATATCAACTGGCGGTCCAATAGCGATAGCCAGTATCATCGACAATGACAGTATTAGCCGCGATCCTTCTTTACGTTTGAAATGAAACTCAGTATTGCAGTTAAGTCGTGTAAAATTGTGCagtgattgtaaaatttattttttattaatttaaattgtgtaaaGTGTCTGTGGTGTAGTTAAGTGAtgagtgttcagtgctagtgtaGAGTGTTGCGAATTGCTGCTGCTGATAACTTCCAAGctgagcaaaatcatctgacatcgtctggtgggaagTAGCAGTCAAGTGACGTTTgtttagctgcaatacacttgaagcaatttaatttaaatctccaagtgtattaggacacccttctgcatattatttttccgccaaggtttgttcaaacacgtgtatttttttttttttttaattttttaaatatttttctatcatattttGCGGCGATTTCATTGTGATTTACttcagttcaaaattttgagctGCGTTGATTTTGAACTTAGAGACATCTAACGCGGCGCTTTCGtactaaattttacataaGAATTCTAGcaatgaatttataaacaCAAGGCAGTCAATTCCTAAGACAAATATGAGACCTTAGTATCAATAACAACGAgggtacaaaaaattttcaattcgtataaaaattatctaagaTAATTGCTAATATATAATcgattatcataaatttccactaattttaaataaaaatggcagTTACTTATGTTGAAAATGACATTGGTCGAAAATGGGATCGGTGTTTCACTGACGcagttattaaattaagtatgtaaatttcataatcatgttttttatatatttataattttaaataatgttttcttatactttttagGCGGTGGTGTCGTGATTGGATCTGTTATTTCTTTGATGTTTTTTcgaagtaaatatttattttaatattaaatttataactcaaaaacttatgtatatatataagtatgttTATTTGTAggttattttaagttttttattttcgaatttttttacaacaattttCACTGggtatcaaaatttcaaatcttcAGTTCGggaatcattattaaaaattttgattttcatcagttttttaaaaatctgatgacttttaaaacttaataatcattactatctaattaaattacataattagggttttttttattttttatttttctggtaaatttattctgaagaaaaaattttactttgaatCAGAAATTTTTCGGGGAAAGCTTTCTCCAcattactcaaaatttttcaaaaattccaataaaaattcgtaataTTTCATGATTCTGAGAGTCGCAGACGTCAgacaattttgtaatttttataaataagttattagtaaataacacaattttaaaaattttttttaaagtctgcTACTTCCAGTATCAACTACGTGTACTTGGTGCGAGATACTACCGTGTCTCCTTATTTcatgatactaaagttagtcaacgtcgaataattttttgattttttttaaaacgataaattataaaaaaaattgcacttatagttttgttaattttctacatgtgcatatttttagttttcgaaaaaaaataaaaaatcagaaaattgtGAATTGTCGGTAAACTAGGGGCATTACTATTTCagaagttaattaattaatttatttattaatttttattttttttaggaaaatgGCCTGTTGTAATTGGTGCTGGTTTTGGTCTAGGAATGGCGTATTCAAATtgtgaaaaagaaataaattctatGATACATCAATCCAAGTCTTAGATGCATAATTGTCACAGCTGTACATCAAAGTTGTTACTGTTGGTacaatgtaataaattttgcagaataataatagatattatattttgtttcattgttttaaaataaattataacaaattaattatttatcattatatgaTTAGTGGTGGATCAAGTCCCGGAATGCCTGATCCTGACCTATATCTAGTCTCTccccatttattttattgataaaattaggtttgcatattaaattttaaaataaatttcaaatttaattcgctctttaatgaataatttattttgaattcattaaatt encodes the following:
- the LOC103573605 gene encoding dnaJ homolog subfamily C member 16, translated to MFCLNEIFKLNNEIFINIYKNKVKFMSWFDILVKSQFISRINFINKRSLLKSDKYNIVNMKSIVSFLRSLMYFTVIFIVVNILSVADASEPLRNPYEVLGVTRHATIQDIRKAYKNLVKEWHPDKTDHPGAENKFVEITKAYELLSDPERRRKFDNHGITEEHISRPKQSNYFHKTDPLDELFSGGNFKFHYQTRDLSFFHKMSISYRTYENNVVPKSYRTPYFILFYYDWCFTCFQIEPTWRRLIDELEPIGVKLVTANAEREPSFARKVSVHSVPCLAITLDGRTSIYKDSLFSEKRIVEFLRNKFPYKLFQNINDNNIDQFLSGWVDNKIRALIFEKRDSPRLRYLLVAFHHRERVAFGFVQLGKSETEAIALKYKIPKDMNTLLLFNENSEKPMASVSMKDISSETMHNVIKNNNYLTLPRLSNQAMLDSVCPPEWLKPQKRLCAILVSQNSAIHDLARHKFRQAAMESPYSTERVRYTYIFKESQPEFVAALSASEGSPMEPLLHIVIIWRRDVNNLKYEWLKTQWVEPTQDENKWNESRRNLEQTIQRLLRISEALPYAAKIEELADEHAQGTVDKIIGRALLAVDYISDNISKEQILPLISVIATLVLIGAAGYGMSYLVKLEEISIKMKKGDYENNSKPSQLSSQLRLHELRAEKYNGLVRLLKPGCRTIILLVDHQSRLKLIPAYHKAIWPYRKNKTLMFSYMNMERGLNWYKKLLSLSLPDLIELNINPKNCVGTVLALNGHRKYFCIYHAKHPECNKDKESKRMERITKQMSQRSDDAEAGAFIGFDDSSDSELSQDEIKNNLPDPNKPLAGLPNWLDRLFEGSTQRYHVNYWPDFTAK
- the LOC103573606 gene encoding MICOS complex subunit Mic10, producing MAVTYVENDIGRKWDRCFTDAVIKLSGGVVIGSVISLMFFRRKWPVVIGAGFGLGMAYSNCEKEINSMIHQSKS